Proteins encoded in a region of the Paucidesulfovibrio longus DSM 6739 genome:
- a CDS encoding ArsR/SmtB family transcription factor, with protein MTPNPVCSIDCVHAQAVETARQGMLPDQEVARLAELFKVLADPTRVRLLRALFPGELCVCDLAALLEMTPSAVSHQLRVLRTSRLVRFRKQGKVVFYSLDDDHVRGLIAEGLDHVRHG; from the coding sequence ATGACGCCCAATCCGGTCTGCTCGATTGACTGCGTGCACGCCCAGGCCGTGGAAACCGCCCGCCAGGGCATGCTGCCGGACCAGGAAGTGGCCCGCCTCGCGGAGCTGTTCAAGGTGCTGGCCGACCCGACCCGCGTGCGGCTCCTGCGTGCGCTTTTTCCGGGCGAGCTGTGCGTCTGCGACCTGGCCGCCCTGCTGGAGATGACCCCTTCCGCGGTGTCCCACCAGCTCCGGGTGCTGCGGACCTCCCGGCTGGTGCGCTTCCGCAAGCAGGGCAAGGTGGTCTTCTACAGCCTGGACGACGATCACGTGCGCGGGCTCATTGCCGAAGGTCTGGACCACGTGCGCCACGGCTAG
- a CDS encoding PAS domain-containing hybrid sensor histidine kinase/response regulator, with the protein MRNDDNPGTGSQEALQKRLNELERENSLLRKRLDNSREYFKLLFERAPLGYQSLDEEGRFLEVNEAWLKTLGYERHEVLGMWFGDFLDPEFLKTFATNFPNFKEAGEVHGVEFLMRRKDGTPILVSFEGRIGLDEEGNFQQTHCILHDITERRATEEQLRKSEQSYRAFFEQSPNGIYFYRLEQDGRLLLVDGNAAAEAVTKIPVSRLAGRTFDEAFPGLDDIRQRLAEVARSGKPWRMDRLEYKGADFQGIFFVAAFQTAPDSIAVIFHDVSDKHLLEERLRHSNEMLGHIMDCFPADVFVSDLETNEILFVNKRMRERFGQDLEGRACWEVFRNESRPCSECPTQKLLQEDGPEICTWENVNPVTGRRLLNLDTLIQWIDGRRAKLQVATDITDLRHTQQALAAAEQRYQRLFETAVVGVFRSTPDGRFLSANPALATILGYASAHELIQNVTDIGSQLYIDPEQRRKFSSLAILEKDVAEQETRMRRKDGKVIWVSEAMRAAKEPPDGQIVFEGFITDITERRNMYQRLAQAKERAEQASRSKSEFLANMSHEIRTPLNGVLGMLQLIQATPLDGEQAEMVDVALGSGRSLLALLNDILNLSQVEAGRLILREEDFDVREVVAMVVESLRPQTESKGLTLSSDVDDSVPCQVRADMGRLRQVLFNLVGNAIKFTDAGFIRVHASLKQDDDEQHLHVEVEDTGIGIPKDQLENIFESFTQVDGSHTRRYQGAGLGLSIVRRLVRLMGGDVSMESELGLGTQARFHVAVKPAAGDDAPQNGVCPRPALSANTKKLRILLAEDDRVNKITAMRLLERLGHSARCVETGREALQALDEEHFDCVLMDVQMPEMDGVETTRRIRSGQRGKNDANIPIIALTAHAMEGDRENFLRAGMNDYLAKPVELQELKLTLLQSCGLEPD; encoded by the coding sequence ATGCGCAACGACGACAATCCCGGCACGGGCTCCCAGGAGGCCCTCCAAAAGCGGCTGAACGAACTGGAACGGGAAAACAGCCTGCTCCGAAAGCGGCTGGACAATTCCCGCGAGTACTTCAAGCTGCTCTTCGAGCGCGCGCCCCTGGGCTACCAGTCCCTCGACGAGGAGGGTCGCTTCCTGGAGGTCAACGAGGCCTGGCTGAAAACCCTCGGCTACGAGCGCCACGAGGTGCTCGGCATGTGGTTCGGCGATTTCCTGGACCCGGAATTCCTGAAAACCTTCGCGACCAATTTTCCGAACTTCAAGGAAGCCGGGGAAGTCCACGGCGTGGAATTCCTCATGCGCCGCAAGGACGGCACCCCGATTCTGGTCTCCTTCGAGGGCAGGATCGGGCTGGACGAGGAAGGCAATTTCCAGCAGACGCACTGCATCCTGCACGACATCACCGAACGCCGGGCCACCGAAGAGCAACTGCGCAAAAGCGAACAGAGCTACCGCGCCTTTTTCGAGCAAAGCCCCAACGGCATCTATTTCTACCGGCTGGAACAGGACGGACGGCTTCTGCTCGTGGACGGCAACGCCGCGGCCGAGGCCGTCACGAAAATCCCGGTCAGCCGCCTCGCGGGACGCACCTTCGACGAAGCCTTTCCCGGCCTGGACGACATCCGCCAACGGCTCGCGGAAGTGGCCCGTTCCGGAAAACCCTGGCGCATGGACCGGCTCGAGTACAAGGGGGCCGACTTTCAGGGGATCTTCTTCGTGGCCGCCTTCCAGACCGCGCCGGACAGCATCGCCGTGATCTTCCACGACGTATCGGACAAGCACCTCCTGGAAGAACGGCTGCGGCATTCCAACGAAATGCTCGGCCACATCATGGACTGCTTCCCTGCGGACGTGTTCGTTTCCGACCTGGAAACGAACGAAATCCTCTTCGTGAACAAGCGCATGCGCGAGCGCTTCGGACAAGACCTGGAAGGCCGCGCCTGCTGGGAGGTCTTCAGGAACGAATCGCGCCCATGCTCCGAGTGTCCCACGCAAAAGCTCCTGCAGGAAGACGGGCCGGAAATCTGCACGTGGGAAAACGTCAACCCGGTCACAGGCCGCCGTCTCCTGAACCTGGACACCCTGATCCAATGGATCGACGGGCGGCGGGCCAAGCTCCAGGTGGCCACGGACATCACGGACCTGCGGCACACGCAGCAGGCCCTGGCCGCTGCGGAGCAGCGCTACCAGCGGCTTTTCGAAACCGCCGTGGTCGGCGTCTTCCGCAGCACGCCCGACGGCCGGTTTCTCAGCGCGAACCCGGCGCTGGCGACCATTCTCGGCTACGCCTCCGCGCACGAACTGATCCAAAACGTCACGGACATCGGATCGCAGCTCTACATCGACCCGGAGCAGCGCAGGAAGTTCAGCTCCCTGGCCATCCTGGAAAAGGACGTCGCCGAGCAGGAAACCCGTATGCGCCGCAAGGACGGCAAGGTCATCTGGGTCAGCGAGGCCATGCGGGCCGCCAAGGAGCCGCCGGACGGACAGATCGTCTTCGAAGGGTTCATCACGGACATCACCGAGCGGCGCAACATGTACCAGCGGCTTGCCCAGGCCAAGGAAAGGGCGGAACAGGCCAGCCGGTCCAAGAGCGAATTCCTGGCCAACATGAGCCACGAGATACGCACGCCCCTGAACGGCGTGCTCGGCATGCTCCAGCTCATCCAGGCCACTCCCCTGGACGGCGAGCAGGCCGAAATGGTGGACGTGGCCCTGGGATCGGGCCGCAGTCTGCTCGCCCTGCTCAACGACATCCTCAACCTCTCCCAGGTGGAGGCCGGGCGGCTGATCCTGCGCGAGGAGGATTTCGACGTGCGCGAGGTCGTCGCCATGGTGGTGGAATCGCTCCGCCCCCAGACCGAGTCCAAGGGATTAACCCTCTCCAGCGACGTGGACGACTCCGTGCCCTGCCAGGTTCGCGCGGACATGGGCCGCCTGCGCCAGGTGCTTTTCAATCTGGTGGGCAACGCCATCAAGTTCACGGACGCCGGCTTCATCCGCGTGCATGCATCGCTGAAGCAGGACGACGACGAGCAGCACCTGCATGTCGAAGTCGAGGACACGGGCATCGGCATTCCGAAAGACCAGCTCGAAAACATCTTCGAGAGCTTCACCCAGGTGGACGGCTCGCACACGCGCCGCTACCAGGGCGCGGGACTGGGCCTGTCCATCGTGCGGCGTCTCGTGCGGCTCATGGGCGGCGACGTCTCCATGGAAAGCGAGCTGGGCCTGGGCACGCAGGCCAGATTCCATGTGGCCGTCAAGCCCGCGGCGGGAGACGACGCCCCCCAAAACGGCGTGTGCCCGCGCCCGGCTCTTTCCGCGAACACGAAAAAGCTCCGCATCCTCCTCGCGGAAGACGACCGCGTGAACAAAATCACGGCCATGCGCCTGCTGGAACGCCTGGGCCACTCGGCGCGCTGCGTGGAAACAGGCCGCGAGGCGCTCCAAGCCCTGGACGAGGAACATTTCGACTGCGTGCTCATGGACGTGCAGATGCCGGAGATGGACGGCGTGGAAACCACGCGCAGGATTCGATCGGGCCAGCGCGGAAAGAACGACGCGAACATTCCGATCATCGCGCTGACCGCGCACGCCATGGAAGGGGACCGGGAGAACTTTTTGAGGGCGGGAATGAACGACTACCTCGCCAAGCCCGTGGAGCTCCAGGAACTGAAGCTGACGCTGCTGCAATCGTGCGGGCTGGAGCCCGATTAA
- the cbiM gene encoding cobalt transporter CbiM: MHIAEGVLPWPILAAGGALTVAGTAIGLKSVDYDRIMTVAMLSAAFFVGSLVHVPVMGTSAHLVLGGLLGIILGWAAFPAILVALLLQAVLFQFGGLTTLGVNTFNMAAPAVLCHYLFRPLLASESPKVRNVSAFAFGFLALLLSALLTAGSLALTEGFLTAAAALLVSHVAVMVVEGFVTMFAFGFLARVKPEVIQAVYRTQHS, translated from the coding sequence ATGCACATTGCCGAAGGAGTCCTGCCCTGGCCCATCCTGGCCGCAGGAGGAGCCCTGACCGTCGCGGGAACCGCCATCGGGCTGAAAAGCGTCGATTACGACCGGATCATGACCGTGGCCATGCTCTCCGCCGCTTTTTTCGTGGGCTCCCTGGTGCACGTGCCCGTGATGGGCACCAGCGCGCACCTCGTGCTCGGCGGCCTGCTCGGCATCATTCTGGGCTGGGCGGCGTTTCCGGCCATACTCGTGGCCCTGCTGCTCCAGGCCGTGCTCTTCCAGTTCGGCGGGCTGACCACCCTCGGCGTGAACACCTTCAACATGGCCGCGCCCGCCGTGCTTTGCCACTACCTCTTCCGGCCCCTGCTCGCGAGCGAAAGCCCCAAGGTCCGCAATGTCTCGGCCTTTGCCTTCGGCTTTCTGGCCCTGCTGCTCTCGGCCCTGCTCACCGCCGGTTCCCTCGCGCTGACAGAGGGCTTCCTGACCGCTGCGGCGGCCCTGCTCGTCAGCCATGTCGCCGTCATGGTCGTGGAAGGATTCGTGACCATGTTCGCCTTCGGCTTCCTGGCGCGCGTCAAGCCCGAAGTGATCCAGGCCGTCTATCGAACCCAACATTCCTGA
- a CDS encoding FAD-dependent oxidoreductase, producing MSDPRKQPAKTPPEQGKDEWFLPEEARTRLKELFKSLVNDVEVAVFTAPGLNDPYNEYVTKLVSDLARLDERIQPSFHGLDGEAAKKHGVAASPTVLLAPDKYKIRFSGAPVGEEGRSFLSAILHASAGNSGLSDVSRQILEKLDQPRKAQVFVTPTCPYCPGQVLNAVRCAVEKPGLVAAECVETDENPDLAAEYNVGSVPHTVFNDGAHEQLGLMPEERFALELFALKDAEEVLGSGQADLPKAEPGEYDLVIAGAGPAGLTAAIYAVRSGLKTVVLEKSVIGGQVTLTPVVENYPGFKTVPGKALMEIMTDHARRYAPIQEGEGVESVTREGDRLLCTTPRGAYRAKAVILSTGATYRKLGIPGEEEYFGAGVNYCASCDGYLYKSKKVAIVGGGNTALTDALHLKNLGIEVTVIHRRDSFRAQKHLQDSLEREGIPVIWNTEVTEVRGENGRATGIALRNVESGETSELQLDGMFIAIGYTPHNELAKALGLELDEAGFVKVDKNMRTSQRLVYACGDITGGVQQIVTAIGEGSVAAITAFEDISHPYWVE from the coding sequence ATGAGCGATCCCCGAAAACAACCTGCGAAGACCCCGCCGGAGCAGGGCAAGGACGAGTGGTTCCTGCCCGAAGAGGCCCGCACCCGACTCAAGGAACTGTTCAAGAGCCTCGTGAACGACGTCGAGGTGGCTGTTTTCACCGCGCCCGGCCTGAACGATCCCTACAACGAATACGTGACCAAGCTCGTCTCCGACCTCGCCCGCCTGGACGAGCGCATCCAGCCGAGCTTCCACGGCCTGGACGGCGAGGCCGCCAAGAAGCACGGCGTGGCCGCCTCACCCACGGTGCTGCTCGCGCCGGACAAATACAAGATCCGCTTCAGCGGCGCGCCCGTGGGCGAAGAAGGGCGCTCCTTCCTCTCGGCCATCCTGCACGCCTCGGCCGGGAACAGCGGCCTTTCCGACGTGTCCCGCCAGATTCTCGAAAAGCTCGACCAGCCGCGCAAGGCCCAGGTCTTCGTCACCCCCACCTGCCCCTATTGCCCCGGCCAAGTGCTCAACGCCGTGCGCTGCGCCGTGGAAAAGCCAGGCCTGGTGGCCGCCGAATGCGTGGAAACCGACGAAAATCCCGACCTCGCCGCCGAATACAACGTCGGGTCCGTGCCGCACACGGTCTTCAACGACGGCGCGCACGAGCAGCTCGGACTGATGCCGGAGGAACGATTCGCCCTGGAGCTGTTCGCGCTCAAGGACGCCGAAGAGGTGCTGGGAAGCGGGCAGGCCGACCTGCCCAAGGCCGAACCCGGCGAATACGATCTCGTCATCGCCGGAGCCGGTCCGGCCGGACTCACCGCCGCCATCTACGCCGTGCGCAGCGGCCTGAAAACCGTGGTGCTCGAAAAAAGCGTCATCGGCGGGCAGGTCACGCTCACTCCCGTGGTGGAAAACTACCCCGGCTTCAAGACCGTGCCCGGCAAGGCGCTCATGGAAATCATGACCGACCATGCCCGGCGCTACGCCCCCATCCAGGAAGGCGAAGGCGTGGAATCCGTCACCCGCGAAGGCGACCGCCTGCTCTGCACCACCCCGCGCGGAGCCTACAGAGCCAAGGCCGTGATCCTCTCCACCGGAGCCACCTACCGCAAGCTGGGCATCCCCGGCGAAGAGGAATACTTCGGCGCGGGCGTGAACTACTGCGCCTCCTGCGACGGCTATCTCTACAAAAGCAAGAAGGTCGCGATCGTCGGCGGCGGAAACACCGCCCTCACCGACGCCCTGCACCTCAAGAACCTGGGCATCGAAGTGACCGTGATCCACCGCCGGGATTCCTTCCGCGCCCAGAAGCACCTTCAGGATTCGCTGGAACGCGAAGGCATCCCAGTGATCTGGAATACGGAAGTCACCGAGGTGCGCGGCGAAAACGGCCGCGCCACAGGCATCGCCCTGCGCAACGTCGAATCAGGCGAGACAAGCGAACTGCAGCTCGACGGCATGTTCATCGCCATCGGATACACCCCGCACAACGAGCTGGCCAAGGCGCTCGGCCTGGAGCTTGATGAGGCCGGATTCGTCAAGGTGGACAAGAATATGCGCACCAGCCAGAGACTCGTCTACGCCTGCGGCGACATCACAGGCGGCGTGCAGCAGATCGTCACCGCCATCGGCGAAGGGTCAGTGGCCGCCATCACCGCGTTCGAGGATATCTCGCACCCGTATTGGGTAGAATAA
- the ppsA gene encoding phosphoenolpyruvate synthase codes for MSGTAAAGKDKAYILWFEELGIDDVPYVGGKNASLGEMYGNLTPKGVTIPNGFAVTAEGYRHLLAEHGAMERIREMLSGLDTHDMDNLSERGARVRRLIRGLEFPQDLREAIGEAYKRLEQEYGEGCDVAVRSSATAEDLPDASFAGQQETYLNIRGLEDLLEACQRCFASLFTNRAISYRHDKGFDHFSIALSIGVQKMVRSDLASSGVMFSIDTESGFRGAVFITGAWGLGENVVQGAVNPDEWYVFKPTLRKGFRPIIMKKVGGKAIKMIYTRDSKSPTKNVAVPDEDRRRLVLDDDEVIALARMAATIEDHYSAKAGQQRPMDIEWAKDGETGKLYIVQARPETVHAMKDQAVLRKHVLREKGPVLVRGQAVGEMIGQGKVNMIKSAAMIAQFKAGQVLVTDMTDPDWEPIMKIAGAIVTNRGGRTCHAAIVSRELGIPCIVGAGNATEKLATGDKVTVDCSSGSTGFVYDGLLNFEVEETDLGSIPRPRTKIMMNLASPEQAFEKSFIPNDGVGLAREEFIINSYIKIHPLALLRFDELEDEQLKTRIADMTHGYADKGEYFVDKLAEGVGMLVAAFWPKPVIVRLSDFKTNEYANLIGGALFEPHEENPMIGWRGASRYYSEDYREAFGLECRAMRKIREDMGLENLEIMIPFPRTVEESKKVIDTMAAYGLKQGENGLKVIGMAEIPANVILAEEFLEVFDGFSIGTNDLTQLVLGVDRDSSLVAHVYDERNEAVKRMVRQVIDVANRKGKYIGICGQAPSDYPEFAEFVVECGIQTMSLNPDTVIKTTLAVAELEKRLERG; via the coding sequence ATGAGCGGAACAGCGGCCGCAGGCAAGGACAAGGCGTATATCCTCTGGTTCGAGGAACTCGGCATCGACGACGTGCCGTATGTGGGCGGGAAGAACGCCAGCCTGGGGGAGATGTACGGCAACCTGACGCCCAAGGGCGTGACCATTCCCAACGGCTTCGCCGTCACGGCCGAAGGCTATCGCCACCTGCTGGCCGAGCACGGGGCCATGGAGCGCATCCGCGAGATGCTGTCCGGGCTGGACACGCACGACATGGACAATCTTTCGGAACGCGGGGCGCGCGTGCGGCGCTTGATTCGCGGGCTGGAGTTCCCGCAGGATCTGCGCGAGGCCATCGGCGAAGCCTACAAGCGGCTGGAACAGGAGTACGGCGAAGGCTGCGACGTGGCCGTGCGCAGCTCGGCCACGGCCGAGGATCTGCCGGACGCCAGCTTTGCGGGCCAGCAGGAAACCTACCTGAACATCCGCGGGCTGGAAGACCTCTTGGAAGCCTGCCAGCGCTGCTTCGCCTCGCTTTTCACCAACCGGGCCATTTCCTACCGCCACGACAAGGGCTTCGACCACTTCTCCATCGCGCTTTCCATCGGCGTGCAGAAGATGGTCCGCTCCGACCTCGCTTCCTCCGGGGTCATGTTCTCCATCGACACGGAATCCGGCTTCCGGGGGGCCGTGTTCATCACCGGAGCCTGGGGCCTGGGCGAGAACGTGGTCCAGGGCGCGGTCAATCCGGACGAGTGGTACGTGTTCAAGCCCACGCTGCGCAAGGGCTTCCGGCCCATCATCATGAAGAAGGTCGGGGGCAAGGCCATCAAGATGATCTACACCCGCGACTCCAAGAGTCCGACCAAGAACGTGGCCGTGCCGGACGAGGACCGCCGCCGCCTCGTGCTGGACGACGACGAGGTCATCGCGCTGGCGCGCATGGCCGCGACCATCGAGGACCACTACTCGGCAAAGGCGGGACAGCAGCGGCCCATGGACATCGAATGGGCCAAGGACGGGGAGACCGGAAAGCTCTACATCGTCCAGGCCCGGCCCGAAACCGTGCACGCCATGAAGGACCAGGCCGTGCTGCGCAAGCACGTGCTGCGCGAGAAGGGGCCGGTGCTCGTGCGCGGCCAAGCCGTGGGCGAGATGATCGGCCAGGGCAAGGTGAACATGATCAAGTCCGCGGCCATGATCGCCCAGTTCAAGGCCGGGCAGGTGCTGGTCACGGACATGACCGACCCGGACTGGGAGCCGATCATGAAGATCGCCGGGGCCATCGTCACCAACCGGGGCGGCCGCACCTGCCATGCGGCCATCGTCAGCCGTGAGCTGGGCATCCCCTGCATCGTGGGCGCGGGCAACGCCACGGAAAAGCTCGCCACCGGAGACAAGGTCACGGTGGACTGCTCTTCCGGCAGCACGGGCTTCGTCTACGACGGGCTGCTCAACTTCGAGGTGGAGGAGACGGACCTGGGCTCCATTCCCCGGCCGCGCACCAAGATCATGATGAACCTGGCCAGCCCGGAACAGGCCTTCGAAAAGAGCTTCATCCCCAACGACGGAGTGGGGCTGGCGCGCGAAGAGTTCATCATCAACTCGTACATCAAGATCCACCCGCTGGCCCTGCTGCGCTTCGACGAGCTGGAGGACGAGCAGCTCAAGACCCGCATCGCGGACATGACCCACGGCTATGCGGACAAGGGCGAATACTTCGTGGACAAGCTGGCCGAAGGCGTGGGCATGCTCGTGGCCGCGTTCTGGCCCAAGCCCGTCATCGTCCGGCTCTCGGATTTCAAGACCAACGAATACGCCAACCTCATCGGCGGAGCGCTGTTCGAGCCGCACGAGGAAAACCCCATGATCGGCTGGCGCGGTGCCTCGCGCTACTATTCCGAAGACTACCGCGAAGCCTTCGGCCTGGAATGCCGGGCCATGCGCAAGATCCGCGAGGACATGGGCCTGGAGAACCTGGAAATCATGATCCCCTTCCCGCGCACTGTGGAGGAATCCAAGAAGGTCATCGACACCATGGCGGCCTACGGACTCAAGCAGGGCGAGAACGGGCTCAAGGTCATCGGCATGGCCGAAATCCCGGCCAACGTGATCCTGGCCGAGGAGTTTCTGGAGGTCTTCGACGGCTTTTCCATCGGCACCAACGACCTGACCCAGCTCGTGCTCGGCGTGGACCGCGATTCCAGCCTCGTGGCCCACGTCTACGACGAGCGCAACGAGGCCGTGAAGCGCATGGTCCGGCAGGTCATCGACGTGGCCAACCGCAAGGGCAAGTACATCGGCATCTGCGGCCAGGCTCCGTCCGATTATCCCGAATTCGCGGAGTTCGTGGTCGAGTGCGGCATCCAGACCATGTCCCTGAACCCGGACACGGTCATCAAGACCACCCTGGCCGTGGCCGAGCTGGAGAAGAGGCTGGAAAGGGGCTAG
- a CDS encoding SO_0444 family Cu/Zn efflux transporter, with translation MPDIILNILAASWDVFLESAPYMLFGFLAAGLLRAFLPADLVSRHLGGSRLSGVLKASLLGAPIPLCSCGVAPAAAGLRRQGASRGSTAAFLISTPETGVDSLAITWALLDPVMTLLRPLAALITATVAGIGVNALERPGSGESAPAGDNPLEASCSGCGCDGSCATAKPGLAHKLRSGIRYAFTDLLPDIGGWFVLGVLLAGALTALMPPGLIERYLGDGLLPLLAALVVAAPLYVCATSSTPIVAALALKGLSPGAALVFLLAGPATNLASFGMVSKIIGRRAALVYLGSILICSLLLGLAANELYAALGFSTTAWARPLQAETQGPLHWISALVLAALLAAPFAGNLINRCRRRCFGGSSTPFGG, from the coding sequence GTGCCCGACATCATCCTGAACATCCTTGCGGCTTCGTGGGACGTATTTCTGGAATCCGCGCCGTACATGCTCTTCGGCTTCCTGGCCGCGGGGCTTTTGCGGGCGTTTCTGCCCGCCGACCTGGTTTCCCGCCACCTGGGCGGCTCCCGGCTTTCCGGAGTGCTCAAGGCCTCGCTGCTCGGCGCGCCCATCCCCCTTTGCAGCTGCGGCGTGGCTCCGGCCGCTGCGGGACTGCGCAGGCAGGGCGCGAGCCGCGGCTCCACAGCCGCGTTCCTGATCTCCACCCCGGAAACAGGCGTGGATTCCCTGGCCATCACCTGGGCCTTGCTCGACCCGGTCATGACCCTGCTGCGGCCCTTGGCCGCCCTCATCACGGCGACCGTGGCGGGCATCGGCGTGAACGCCCTGGAACGCCCCGGTTCCGGCGAATCCGCCCCGGCAGGGGACAATCCTCTTGAAGCGTCCTGCTCCGGCTGCGGTTGCGACGGTTCCTGCGCCACGGCCAAGCCGGGACTCGCCCACAAGCTGCGCAGCGGCATTCGCTACGCCTTCACGGACCTGCTTCCGGACATCGGCGGCTGGTTCGTGCTCGGCGTGCTCCTGGCCGGAGCGCTCACGGCCCTGATGCCCCCCGGGCTCATCGAACGCTACCTCGGCGACGGGCTGCTGCCGCTCCTGGCCGCGCTGGTCGTGGCCGCTCCGCTCTACGTCTGCGCGACCTCGTCCACGCCCATCGTGGCGGCGCTCGCGCTCAAGGGCCTCTCGCCCGGCGCGGCCCTGGTCTTTCTCCTGGCCGGACCGGCCACGAACCTGGCCTCCTTCGGCATGGTCTCGAAGATCATCGGCAGGCGCGCCGCCCTGGTCTACCTCGGCTCGATACTGATCTGCTCGCTCCTGCTCGGACTGGCAGCCAACGAGCTTTACGCCGCCCTGGGCTTTTCCACCACGGCCTGGGCGCGTCCCCTCCAGGCGGAAACCCAGGGACCGCTGCACTGGATCTCGGCCCTGGTCCTGGCCGCGCTGCTGGCCGCGCCCTTCGCCGGAAATCTCATCAACCGCTGCCGTCGCCGCTGCTTCGGCGGCTCAAGCACTCCCTTCGGAGGATAG
- a CDS encoding FeoB-associated Cys-rich membrane protein gives MRPDTLIVLVIVAVAAFFVIRRLVRQYRASGSACGCSGGCEGCKSAPTGLGNYDPGKDANCSGCPSERKR, from the coding sequence ATGCGTCCCGACACCCTCATCGTACTCGTCATCGTGGCCGTAGCCGCATTCTTCGTCATCCGGCGGCTCGTGCGCCAATATCGCGCCTCCGGCTCTGCCTGCGGCTGCTCCGGCGGCTGCGAGGGCTGCAAGAGCGCCCCGACCGGACTCGGAAACTACGACCCCGGCAAGGACGCGAATTGCAGCGGCTGCCCCTCCGAACGGAAGCGCTGA
- a CDS encoding Fic/DOC family protein, whose product MPGRYADSDPYTYQDSSILINIPDLRAEEELVRFERIQVTKRSLTDPPPGNFDYAHFKTLHRHLFQDVYTWAGEERSVPISKGGHLFATPAFIARNAEKLFQQLHDENLLRTLDAASFAERAAHYVTELNVLHPFRDGNGRTLRYFLMLLAEQAGYDLDPAVLQRGWMTACVSGFDGEETPMRLLLFEALRPLALAP is encoded by the coding sequence ATGCCGGGCCGCTACGCGGATAGCGATCCCTACACATATCAGGACAGCTCGATCCTCATCAACATCCCGGATCTTCGGGCGGAAGAGGAACTCGTCCGCTTTGAACGCATACAAGTCACCAAGCGCTCCTTGACGGACCCTCCTCCTGGCAACTTCGACTACGCGCACTTCAAAACACTGCATCGACATCTCTTTCAGGATGTCTACACCTGGGCTGGAGAGGAACGCAGCGTTCCCATCAGCAAGGGAGGTCATCTATTTGCCACTCCCGCCTTCATCGCCCGCAATGCGGAAAAACTGTTTCAGCAACTGCACGACGAAAATCTGCTTCGCACGCTCGACGCCGCGAGCTTTGCCGAGCGTGCCGCCCATTACGTCACGGAACTCAACGTGCTGCACCCCTTCCGGGATGGAAACGGACGCACGTTGCGATACTTTCTCATGCTGCTCGCCGAGCAGGCGGGATATGATCTCGACCCGGCAGTTCTGCAACGGGGGTGGATGACCGCCTGCGTCAGTGGTTTTGATGGCGAAGAGACCCCCATGCGCCTCCTCCTCTTCGAGGCGCTACGCCCCTTGGCGTTGGCTCCCTAG
- a CDS encoding LysE family translocator has product MLFDANTAAFAAVALVLTITPGNDTILVLRNAIRGGSRDGMVTSFGICAGLFVHATLSALGLSLILMHSAELFHIVKWAGAAYIVWLGVQALRDAVRGAGKIEAAGAENHDGACASRPGLSVRRRLLEGFLCNVLNPKVVIFYLAFLPQFIGPGDPVIAKSILLAGIHWCMGLSWLVFISWGVELARKQLTKSAVRRSLDAFCGVALVGLGVRLAIDAE; this is encoded by the coding sequence ATGCTTTTCGACGCCAATACCGCCGCCTTCGCCGCCGTGGCCCTGGTCCTGACCATCACGCCGGGCAACGACACCATCCTCGTTCTGCGCAACGCCATCCGGGGCGGCAGCCGGGACGGCATGGTCACCTCGTTCGGCATCTGCGCCGGACTTTTCGTGCACGCCACGCTCTCGGCCCTGGGACTTTCACTGATCCTGATGCATTCCGCCGAACTTTTCCACATCGTGAAATGGGCGGGCGCGGCCTATATCGTCTGGCTGGGCGTCCAGGCCCTGCGCGACGCGGTCCGGGGCGCTGGCAAGATCGAGGCCGCCGGAGCCGAAAACCACGACGGCGCATGCGCCTCCCGGCCCGGACTCTCGGTGCGCCGCCGCCTGCTCGAAGGCTTTCTCTGCAACGTGCTCAACCCCAAGGTCGTGATCTTCTATCTCGCCTTCCTGCCCCAGTTCATCGGTCCCGGCGACCCCGTGATCGCCAAGTCCATCCTCCTGGCAGGCATACATTGGTGCATGGGCCTGAGCTGGCTCGTGTTCATCTCCTGGGGCGTGGAACTGGCCCGCAAGCAATTGACCAAAAGCGCGGTGCGCCGCAGCCTGGACGCCTTCTGCGGCGTGGCCCTCGTGGGCCTGGGCGTGCGGCTGGCCATCGACGCCGAATAA